The following are from one region of the Nicotiana tomentosiformis chromosome 7, ASM39032v3, whole genome shotgun sequence genome:
- the LOC138895574 gene encoding uncharacterized protein, whose translation MVHESSADVYKVICRRWFTGYNWMLRTRKLKTNMWVVGKYIGTHNCEMDTFSGNHFNLNVDLISLVLIPHIEASIRYMPALQYFNPGTVISIDGSNVYGKYDIKLLIAVVVDANESIFPLAFAICANESQKTWILFLNHLKEHVVRQRSDHQECKFRRQMELIRQKDQGAYSWLMRHELDKWTLHAGGGRRWEILTTNVSESFNGLLKSTRGLHVTAMVRMSFKQMAERFVERSRGASSLMEMGVEFMPIPMKRFEKYGKRAQWNSFLQYCNERNIFEVRTTIHHNQGNNTHTINEARRLCSCGKWSIYHISCSNAMKCFQHTGFAATSGQLQSVGAEHYWPSKLFKMVCNKDYVRQRQVQKQMCIRNQMDVGDTVYAHKCGICSQTGHDRRKCPSAGLASGGNSAPDGSSSNVPNYQG comes from the exons atggttcatgagtcatctgCGGACGTATACAAGGTgatttgtcgtagatggtttacgggttaTAATTGGATGTTGCGTACGAGGAAgctgaaaacaaatatgtgggttgtgggtaaatacattggtactcacaattgtgaaatggacacattcagtgggaatcattttaacttgaatgttgacttgatttctcttgtcttgattccacacattgaagcatcCATAAG gtacatgccTGCATTGCAATACTTTAACCCTGGGACT gtaatatccatagacggtagtaatgtctatggaaagtatgatattaagttgttgatcgccgTTGTAGTAGATGCTAATGAAAGTATATTTCCCctagcatttgctatttgtgccaatgaaagccaaaaGACGTGGatattatttttgaaccacttaaaGGAGCACGTTGTTAGAcagcgttcag atcaccaagagtgtaaattcaggaggcaaATGGAATTGATCAGGCAGAAAGACCAAGGAGCCTAtagttggttgatgcgacatgagcttgacaaatgGACTTTGCATGCGGGTGGTGGCAGGAGATGggaaattctgactacaaatgtgtcagagtctttcaacgggttattgaagtctacACGTGGATTgcatgtcactgccatggtgcggatgtcattcaagcagatggcagagaggtttgttgaaagatcgAGAGGTGCATCGTCGTTGATGGaaatgggtgttgaatttatgccaataccaatgaaaagatttgagaaatacggGAAGCGAGCACAGTGGAATTCTtttttgcagtattgcaacgagcgaaatatttttgaagttcgcactacTATTCATCACAACCAGGGGAATAATACTCATACCATTAATGAAGCCAGAAGGTTATGCTCATGTGGAAAATGGTCCATCTATCATATATCGTGCTCAaatgccatgaagtgctttcaacatacaggtttcgcgGCAACGAG tggacagttgcagtcagtgggtgctgagcattattggccgtcGAAactatttaaaatggtgtgtaacaaggattatgtGCGTCAACGACAAGTGCAAAAACAAATgtgtatacggaaccaaatggatgttggtgatactgTTTATGCGCATAAATGTGGCATATGTtcccaaacaggacacgaccgtcgtaaatgtccttcagctggtttggctagcggtggtaattcagctcccgatggaagttcatctaatgtgcccaattatcaaggataG